One window from the genome of Nicotiana tomentosiformis chromosome 5, ASM39032v3, whole genome shotgun sequence encodes:
- the LOC104102133 gene encoding uncharacterized protein, whose protein sequence is MANNLKLAATMSNSINSARVLVPATSFCISRCFVNATRPSEIAKVDKETAQKIKEAAVAVKEGAKEVKSVGETVKETVSSSAGDVISEMGKKVLDKATENEEEEKGTWETVKEKVVGKK, encoded by the exons aTGGCTAATAACTTGAAACTTGCAGCAACCATGTCCAACTCCATTAATTCTGCTCGAGTTTTAGTCCCTGCAACTAGTTTTTGTATTTCTAGATGCTTTGTTAATGCCACAAGACCTTCAGAAATA GCAAAAGTTGATAAAGAAACAGCCCAAAAGATCAAAGAAGCAGCAGTAGCAGTGAAGGAAGGTGCTAAAGAAGTAAAGAGTGTAGGTGAAACTGTCAAAGAGACCGTCTCTTCTAGTGCTGGAGAT GTAATTTCAGAGATGGGAAAGAAGGTGTTGGACAAGGCAACAGAGAATGAAGAGGAAGAAAAGGGTACATGGGAAACAGTCAAGGAAAAAGTCGTTGGCAAAAAGTGA